The proteins below are encoded in one region of Pseudomonas helmanticensis:
- a CDS encoding ATP-binding protein, with product MSLRLRLSLTLGAAFALIWALAAAWMLSDLRNQMMFSLDQRLVASARMVAGLLEQLPTLPSKGEGTHFSAEQLNIPGGMACQVSSLRGEILARSHNNPEQALEAEKMGFHDQMIDGAPWRSFTLARGDVRITTADRQIEREALNMSILLAASVPVGVALLGCLCLLWLGIGQGLAPLNRLREALMRRNADSLEPLQLQAFPSELKPLLDTQNQLFQRIAKTIERERRLTGDAAHELRSPLTAIKTHLQVARMTEGNARDQSLARAEEGADRMHRTLEQLLLLARVEGSLSFDDGVQCSAEQVARLAIQDATGGERLRIKLQLPDDLSTAALQMPAVLSIAALRNLLDNALRHTPEDCAVELSLETLGNRVRYVVRDHGPGIAPDDLQHLTQRFWRNGQSTGCGLGLAIVQAIVQRCECALHFDSRPDGLRVELSMPLQPV from the coding sequence ATGAGCCTGCGACTGCGCCTGAGCCTGACGCTCGGCGCCGCGTTCGCGTTGATCTGGGCGCTGGCGGCAGCCTGGATGCTCAGCGATCTGCGCAATCAGATGATGTTTTCCCTCGACCAGCGCCTGGTCGCTTCCGCGCGCATGGTCGCCGGCCTGCTGGAGCAGTTGCCGACATTGCCGAGCAAAGGCGAGGGCACCCATTTCAGCGCCGAGCAGTTGAACATTCCCGGTGGCATGGCTTGTCAGGTCAGCTCGTTGCGCGGGGAAATTCTCGCCCGCAGTCACAACAATCCCGAGCAAGCGCTGGAAGCCGAGAAAATGGGCTTCCACGACCAGATGATCGACGGCGCGCCGTGGCGCAGTTTCACCCTTGCTCGCGGTGATGTACGGATTACCACGGCCGATCGGCAAATCGAACGCGAAGCCCTGAACATGTCGATTCTGCTGGCTGCGTCGGTGCCGGTGGGTGTCGCATTGCTCGGTTGCCTGTGCCTGTTGTGGCTGGGCATCGGCCAGGGGCTGGCGCCGCTCAATCGCCTGCGGGAAGCGCTGATGCGGCGTAATGCCGACTCGCTGGAACCGCTGCAATTGCAGGCGTTTCCCAGCGAGCTGAAGCCATTGCTCGACACCCAGAACCAGCTGTTCCAGCGCATCGCCAAGACCATCGAACGAGAGCGTCGGCTGACCGGTGATGCGGCGCATGAACTGCGCAGCCCGCTGACCGCGATCAAGACCCACCTGCAAGTGGCGCGCATGACCGAAGGCAATGCGCGCGATCAATCGCTGGCGCGGGCCGAGGAAGGTGCCGATCGCATGCATCGCACCCTTGAGCAACTGCTGTTGCTGGCGCGTGTCGAAGGCAGTCTGTCGTTTGACGATGGCGTGCAATGCAGTGCCGAGCAAGTCGCACGGCTGGCGATTCAGGACGCCACCGGTGGCGAACGTCTGCGGATCAAGTTGCAGCTGCCGGACGACCTCTCCACAGCAGCGTTGCAAATGCCGGCCGTGTTGTCGATTGCCGCGCTGCGCAATCTGCTCGATAACGCCCTGCGCCATACGCCCGAGGATTGCGCGGTGGAGTTGAGCCTGGAGACCCTTGGCAACCGCGTCCGTTATGTCGTGCGCGATCATGGTCCGGGCATTGCGCCGGATGATCTGCAACATCTGACCCAACGCTTCTGGCGCAACGGCCAGAGCACCGGTTGTGGCCTGGGTCTGGCGATTGTCCAGGCGATCGTCCAGCGCTGCGAATGCGCCCTGCATTTCGACAGCCGCCCGGATGGTTTGCGTGTCGAACTGAGCATGCCACTGCAACCCGTCTGA
- a CDS encoding GNAT family N-acetyltransferase, whose protein sequence is MDAPIYIYAATPADSGIISRIIERSIRVGCALDHRNDPRLVNTWVRQQSAERINAWLVDPHFYLNIALLSDKPVGVGMAASSGDVTFCHVQPEWFRRGAGRALMADLEGWLRIRGRPGVALKSTRTGEAFYRHLGYRESAPASLHHGVKATPMHKSLAVPA, encoded by the coding sequence ATGGATGCCCCCATCTACATTTACGCCGCCACACCCGCCGACTCCGGCATCATCAGCCGTATCATCGAACGCTCGATTCGCGTCGGTTGCGCGCTTGATCACCGTAACGACCCGCGACTCGTCAACACCTGGGTACGCCAGCAATCGGCAGAGCGCATCAATGCGTGGCTGGTCGATCCGCACTTCTACCTCAACATCGCGTTGCTATCGGACAAACCGGTCGGCGTCGGCATGGCGGCGTCCAGTGGCGACGTGACCTTCTGCCATGTGCAGCCGGAATGGTTTCGCCGCGGCGCCGGTCGGGCGTTGATGGCGGATCTCGAAGGCTGGCTGCGAATCCGGGGCAGGCCGGGCGTGGCCCTGAAAAGTACACGCACCGGCGAAGCGTTTTATCGGCACTTGGGTTATCGCGAGTCGGCACCGGCGTCGCTCCATCACGGGGTAAAAGCCACGCCCATGCACAAGTCGCTGGCGGTTCCTGCCTGA